One Bradyrhizobium manausense DNA segment encodes these proteins:
- a CDS encoding cold-shock protein encodes MAMGTVKWFNNQKGFGFIQPDDGAKDVFVHISAVERAGLSTLNEGQKVSFDIVADRRSGKSSADNLRAG; translated from the coding sequence ATGGCAATGGGCACCGTGAAGTGGTTCAACAACCAAAAGGGCTTTGGCTTCATCCAGCCGGATGACGGCGCAAAGGACGTCTTCGTTCACATCAGCGCCGTTGAGCGCGCTGGTCTGTCGACCCTCAACGAGGGCCAGAAGGTCTCCTTCGACATCGTTGCGGACCGCCGCAGCGGCAAGTCGTCGGCCGACAACCTCCGCGCCGGCTAG
- a CDS encoding acriflavin resistance protein: MSTLSGLWTESADGQLGLWMSALSGVAAALAVALALTVYFRLGYRSRRDLVRHGLAVLAAVALLAFVGYDMRHAALAYLGLNPSKPAVEFEIRMPRETLSAVSADTQIELHTDRNQTLALVDGVTDLADGRALLRGAVALNHHTADRVLVLNLPGKGTFEFRLRLPAEPHRTGQFGPWHLADRIASPIASDVAQQDAYTIRYRVL; the protein is encoded by the coding sequence ATCAGCACCCTGTCCGGCCTTTGGACCGAATCCGCCGACGGCCAGCTCGGGCTCTGGATGTCGGCGCTGTCAGGCGTCGCGGCGGCCCTCGCCGTCGCGCTGGCGCTGACGGTGTATTTCCGACTGGGATACCGGAGCCGGCGCGACCTCGTCAGGCACGGTCTGGCCGTGCTTGCGGCCGTCGCCCTGCTCGCCTTCGTCGGCTACGACATGCGCCACGCCGCGCTCGCCTATCTCGGCCTCAACCCGTCCAAGCCCGCGGTCGAGTTCGAGATCCGGATGCCGCGCGAAACACTCAGCGCCGTTTCCGCCGACACCCAGATCGAGCTGCACACGGATCGCAACCAGACCCTCGCTCTGGTCGACGGCGTCACCGACCTTGCCGACGGGCGCGCGTTGCTGCGCGGCGCGGTGGCGCTGAACCACCACACCGCCGACCGTGTGCTGGTCCTGAACCTGCCCGGCAAGGGCACCTTCGAGTTCCGCCTGCGTCTGCCCGCCGAGCCGCATCGCACCGGGCAGTTCGGCCCATGGCACCTCGCCGACCGCATCGCCTCGCCGATCGCAAGCGACGTCGCGCAACAGGACGCCTATACGATCCGCTACCGCGTGCTTTAA
- a CDS encoding RsmB/NOP family class I SAM-dependent RNA methyltransferase, producing MTPAARLSAAIELIDTIERDRVPAAKALKEWGTAHRFAGSGDRAAIAGLVWDVLRRYASSAYLMDDDTARARLIGMLRLERNMDTATMAAMFDGSRFAPEPLTDAEQAALSSRSLEGAPAATAGDYPEWLDPHLTKVFGEDRAAEAVAMASRAPLDLRVNTLKSNRDKVLKALAHLHAKPTPWSPNGVRIALSADARNPGIQAEEDFIKGGIEVQDEGSQLAALFTAAKPGEQVIDLCAGAGGKTLALAAMMQGKGRLIATDSDKRQLVPIHERLSRAGVHNADVRTPRGDADPLVDISATADLVVIDAPCTGTGTWRRNPDAKWRMRPGALEIRLKDQAEVLERAAPLVKAGGRIAYITCSVLPEENGEQVRAFVARHPDFAVVPPEQTASVLWDKAEEFAQAALQSPEGWLMTPRRTGTDGFFVSVLKKVS from the coding sequence ATGACTCCCGCTGCCCGGCTGTCCGCAGCCATCGAACTGATCGACACCATCGAACGCGACCGCGTGCCCGCGGCCAAGGCGCTGAAGGAGTGGGGCACCGCGCACCGCTTTGCCGGCTCCGGCGACCGCGCCGCCATTGCGGGCCTGGTCTGGGACGTGCTGCGCCGTTATGCCTCGAGCGCCTATCTCATGGACGACGATACCGCGCGCGCGCGCCTGATCGGCATGCTCCGTCTCGAGCGGAACATGGACACCGCGACCATGGCCGCCATGTTCGACGGCAGCCGGTTTGCGCCGGAGCCGCTGACGGACGCCGAGCAGGCGGCGCTCTCCTCGCGCTCGCTCGAGGGCGCACCGGCCGCGACCGCCGGCGACTATCCGGAATGGCTGGATCCTCATCTCACCAAGGTGTTCGGCGAGGACCGCGCGGCGGAGGCCGTGGCGATGGCGAGCCGGGCGCCGCTCGATCTGCGCGTCAACACGCTAAAATCCAATCGCGACAAGGTGCTGAAGGCGCTTGCTCATCTTCATGCGAAACCGACGCCATGGTCGCCAAACGGCGTGCGCATCGCGCTTTCTGCCGATGCGCGCAACCCGGGAATCCAGGCCGAGGAGGATTTCATCAAGGGCGGCATTGAAGTGCAGGATGAGGGATCGCAGCTTGCGGCGCTGTTCACCGCGGCAAAACCGGGCGAGCAGGTGATCGATCTCTGCGCCGGGGCCGGCGGCAAGACGCTGGCGCTCGCAGCCATGATGCAGGGCAAGGGCCGGCTGATCGCGACCGATAGCGACAAGCGCCAGCTCGTGCCGATCCACGAACGCCTGTCGCGCGCCGGCGTCCACAACGCCGATGTCCGCACGCCCAGGGGCGACGCCGATCCGCTCGTCGACATCAGCGCGACCGCCGACCTCGTCGTCATCGACGCGCCCTGCACGGGAACCGGAACCTGGCGCCGCAACCCCGATGCCAAATGGCGCATGCGGCCGGGCGCGCTGGAAATCCGCCTCAAGGACCAGGCCGAGGTGCTGGAGCGCGCAGCGCCGCTAGTCAAGGCCGGCGGCCGCATCGCCTACATCACCTGCTCGGTCCTCCCGGAGGAGAACGGCGAGCAGGTGAGGGCCTTCGTCGCCAGGCATCCGGACTTCGCGGTGGTGCCGCCGGAGCAGACCGCAAGCGTGCTCTGGGACAAGGCCGAGGAGTTTGCGCAGGCCGCGCTGCAATCGCCCGAGGGCTGGCTGATGACCCCGCGCCGCACCGGCACGGACGGGTTCTTTGTCTCGGTGCTGAAGAAGGTCTCGTAG
- a CDS encoding MFS transporter: protein MVDKQRIIPLIVATALFMENMDSTVIATSLPAIAADIGTNPLALKLAITSYLLSLAVFIPASGWTADRFGARMVFAIAVGVFMVGSVGCALSSSITDFVFARILQGMGGAMMTPVGRLVLLRSVDKSALVNAMAWVTVPALIGPVIGPPLGGFITTYASWHWIFLINIPIGLLGIFMALKFIDPIKSETQEKFDLYGMVLAGIGLAGIAFGLSVAGLNLLPWSTIAALVAGGAISMTLYVIHARKTGSPVLDFSLLKLPTLRAAVVGGFLFRLGVGALPFLLPLLMQIGFGLSPFHSGLVTFSSSLGAMGMKTLAARLIRAFGFRNLMTVNAIISAFFLGVCALFTVTTPLLIIMVILVVGGFFRSLEFTAINTVAYAEVESPQMSRATTLVSVNQQLAVSAGVAVGAASVETTMWLNHVSELNATVFMPAFMVVALTSAASSWFFWKMPADAGHEISGRKAVEIASRKGAAKSAATAAVKVATEDTQDMRDQRLG, encoded by the coding sequence ATGGTCGACAAGCAACGCATCATTCCGCTGATCGTGGCCACTGCTCTCTTCATGGAGAACATGGACTCCACGGTGATCGCCACCTCGCTGCCGGCGATCGCGGCCGACATCGGCACCAATCCGCTGGCGCTGAAACTCGCGATCACCTCCTACCTCCTGTCGCTCGCGGTGTTCATCCCGGCGAGCGGCTGGACCGCCGACAGGTTCGGCGCGCGCATGGTGTTCGCGATCGCCGTCGGCGTGTTCATGGTCGGCTCGGTCGGCTGTGCGCTGTCGAGCTCGATCACCGATTTCGTGTTCGCGCGCATTCTCCAGGGCATGGGCGGCGCGATGATGACGCCGGTCGGGCGTCTGGTGCTGCTGCGATCCGTCGACAAGAGCGCGCTGGTCAACGCCATGGCCTGGGTGACCGTCCCGGCCCTGATTGGTCCGGTGATCGGTCCGCCGCTCGGCGGCTTCATCACGACCTACGCGTCATGGCACTGGATCTTCCTGATCAACATCCCGATCGGGCTGCTCGGCATCTTCATGGCCTTGAAGTTCATCGATCCCATCAAGAGCGAGACGCAGGAGAAGTTCGATCTCTACGGCATGGTGCTCGCGGGAATCGGGCTTGCCGGCATTGCGTTCGGTCTCTCTGTGGCCGGGCTCAACCTGCTGCCCTGGAGCACGATTGCAGCGTTGGTCGCGGGCGGCGCGATCTCGATGACGCTCTACGTCATTCATGCCCGGAAGACGGGATCGCCGGTGCTGGATTTCTCGCTACTGAAGCTCCCGACGCTGCGCGCGGCCGTGGTCGGCGGCTTCCTGTTCCGGCTCGGCGTCGGAGCCCTGCCCTTCCTGCTGCCGCTGTTGATGCAGATCGGATTCGGGCTGTCGCCGTTTCATTCCGGCCTCGTCACCTTCTCCTCCTCGCTCGGCGCCATGGGCATGAAGACGCTGGCGGCGCGTCTCATCCGCGCCTTCGGCTTCCGCAATCTGATGACCGTGAACGCGATCATCAGCGCGTTCTTCCTCGGCGTCTGCGCGCTTTTCACGGTGACGACCCCGCTGCTGATCATCATGGTGATTCTGGTGGTTGGCGGCTTCTTCCGTTCGCTGGAGTTCACTGCGATCAACACGGTGGCCTATGCCGAGGTCGAGAGCCCGCAGATGAGCCGCGCCACGACGCTCGTCAGCGTCAACCAGCAGCTTGCCGTCTCCGCCGGAGTCGCCGTCGGCGCAGCCTCGGTCGAGACCACGATGTGGCTGAACCACGTCAGCGAGCTCAATGCCACCGTGTTCATGCCTGCCTTTATGGTGGTGGCGCTGACCTCGGCAGCCTCGAGCTGGTTCTTCTGGAAGATGCCCGCTGACGCCGGCCACGAGATCTCCGGCCGCAAGGCTGTGGAAATCGCGAGCCGCAAGGGTGCGGCCAAGAGCGCCGCCACCGCCGCCGTCAAGGTGGCGACGGAAGACACGCAGGACATGCGCGATCAGCGGCTGGGGTGA
- the guaB gene encoding IMP dehydrogenase — protein sequence MATVHQGIREAFTFDDVLLKPGLSDVMPGEVDIRSRVTRAIPLNIPIMASAMDTVTEARMAIAMAQAGGLGVIHRNFDPEGQAAQVRQVKRYESGMVVNPLTISPEATLDDALKLMSDHGISGIPVVTGAGKNTPGKLVGILTNRDVRFATDRRQKVSELMTHEGLVTVRENVSQDEARRLLHHHRIEKLLVVDEQYRCVGLITVKDMEKAVAHPLACKDAQGRLRVAAATTVGDTGFERTERLIDAGVDLVVVDTAHGHSRHVLHAVNRIKRLSNSVQVVAGNVATAEGAQALIDAGADCIKVGIGPGSICTTRIVAGVGVPQLTAIMDAVEAAKKSDIPVIADGGIKFSGDLAKALAAGADIAMVGSLLAGTDETPGEVFLWQGRSYKAYRGMGSVGAMARGSADRYFQQDIKDTLKLVPEGIEGQVPYKGPVGNVMHQLAGGLRAAMGYVGAKDMKELHDKAQFVRITGAGLRESHVHDVTITREAPNYPGGG from the coding sequence ATGGCCACGGTGCACCAAGGCATTCGCGAAGCCTTTACGTTCGACGACGTGCTGTTGAAGCCGGGCCTGTCGGATGTCATGCCGGGTGAGGTCGACATCCGCTCACGCGTCACCCGGGCCATTCCGCTGAACATCCCGATCATGGCCTCTGCCATGGACACGGTCACCGAGGCTCGCATGGCGATCGCCATGGCGCAGGCCGGCGGCCTCGGCGTCATCCACCGCAATTTCGATCCCGAAGGGCAGGCCGCCCAGGTGCGCCAGGTCAAGCGTTACGAGTCGGGCATGGTGGTGAACCCGCTCACCATCAGCCCCGAGGCCACGCTCGATGACGCGCTCAAGCTGATGAGCGATCACGGCATCTCCGGCATTCCCGTCGTCACCGGCGCCGGCAAGAATACGCCCGGCAAGCTGGTCGGCATCCTTACCAACCGCGACGTGCGCTTTGCCACCGATCGCCGGCAAAAAGTCTCCGAGCTGATGACGCATGAAGGTCTCGTCACGGTGCGCGAGAATGTCAGCCAGGACGAAGCCAGGCGGTTGCTGCATCATCACCGCATCGAGAAGCTGCTCGTGGTCGATGAGCAGTACCGCTGCGTCGGCCTGATCACCGTCAAGGACATGGAGAAGGCGGTTGCCCATCCGCTCGCCTGCAAGGACGCGCAGGGGCGTCTCCGCGTTGCCGCCGCCACCACCGTTGGCGACACCGGCTTCGAGCGCACCGAGCGGCTGATCGATGCCGGTGTCGATCTCGTCGTGGTCGACACCGCGCACGGGCATTCCCGCCACGTGCTGCACGCCGTCAACCGCATCAAGCGTCTCTCCAACTCCGTGCAGGTCGTCGCCGGCAATGTCGCCACGGCAGAAGGCGCGCAGGCGCTGATCGATGCGGGCGCGGACTGCATCAAGGTCGGCATCGGCCCGGGCTCGATCTGCACCACGCGCATCGTCGCCGGCGTCGGCGTGCCCCAGCTCACCGCGATCATGGACGCGGTCGAGGCTGCCAAGAAGTCGGACATCCCCGTCATCGCCGACGGCGGCATCAAGTTCTCCGGCGATCTCGCCAAGGCGCTCGCTGCCGGCGCTGACATCGCCATGGTCGGCTCGCTGCTCGCCGGCACCGACGAGACGCCGGGCGAAGTCTTCCTGTGGCAGGGTCGTTCCTACAAGGCTTATCGCGGCATGGGTTCGGTCGGCGCGATGGCGCGCGGCTCGGCCGACCGCTACTTCCAGCAGGACATCAAGGACACGCTCAAGCTCGTGCCTGAGGGCATCGAAGGCCAAGTGCCCTACAAGGGCCCGGTCGGCAACGTCATGCACCAGCTTGCCGGCGGCTTGCGCGCCGCGATGGGCTATGTCGGCGCCAAGGACATGAAGGAGCTGCACGACAAAGCTCAGTTCGTCCGCATCACCGGTGCCGGCCTGCGCGAAAGCCACGTCCACGACGTGACGATCACGCGCGAGGCGCCGAACTATCCGGGCGGGGGCTAG
- a CDS encoding RlmE family RNA methyltransferase, which yields MAKDTTGRLHVQVKTGGKRKLSSKLWLERQLNDPYVVKAKAAGYRSRAAFKLLEIDDKFRLLKSGMAVVDLGAAPGGWSQIAAKRVGSVDGKGKVVAIDLLEMPEIPGVEFAQLDFMDNDAPEKLTAMLGGGADVVMSDMAANTTGHRKTDQLRIVGLVETAAAFACDVLKPGGAFLAKTFQSGADADLLAQLKRDFATVRHVKPAASRQDSSERYVLATGFRGGA from the coding sequence ATGGCGAAAGACACCACCGGCCGCTTGCACGTCCAGGTCAAGACCGGCGGCAAGCGCAAACTGTCGTCCAAGCTTTGGCTGGAGCGACAGCTCAACGATCCCTATGTCGTCAAGGCCAAGGCCGCGGGCTATCGCTCGCGCGCCGCGTTCAAGCTGCTGGAGATCGACGACAAGTTCCGGCTGCTGAAGTCAGGCATGGCGGTGGTCGATCTTGGCGCCGCGCCTGGCGGCTGGAGCCAGATCGCCGCCAAGCGCGTCGGATCGGTCGACGGCAAGGGCAAGGTCGTCGCGATCGACCTCCTGGAGATGCCGGAAATCCCCGGCGTCGAGTTCGCACAGCTCGATTTCATGGACAACGACGCGCCGGAGAAACTCACCGCGATGCTCGGCGGCGGCGCCGATGTGGTGATGTCCGACATGGCCGCCAACACCACCGGCCACCGCAAGACGGATCAGCTTCGCATCGTCGGCCTTGTCGAAACCGCGGCGGCGTTCGCTTGCGATGTGCTGAAGCCCGGCGGCGCGTTTTTGGCCAAGACGTTCCAGAGCGGCGCCGATGCCGATCTGCTCGCCCAGCTCAAGCGCGACTTCGCGACGGTGCGCCATGTCAAGCCGGCCGCGAGCCGGCAGGATTCATCCGAGCGTTACGTGCTCGCGACGGGATTTCGGGGCGGCGCATAA
- a CDS encoding DHCW motif cupin fold protein codes for MKLPTSPFTVTDWSKVEATTHPGETGEAKWRTLNIGELRVRMVEYSPGYLADHWCDRGHVLYVLAGELDSELRDGRTFKLTPGMSYQVSDFGDAAHRSSTAKGATLFIVD; via the coding sequence ATGAAGCTCCCCACCTCGCCTTTCACCGTCACCGACTGGAGCAAGGTCGAAGCCACCACGCATCCCGGCGAGACCGGCGAAGCCAAATGGCGAACGCTCAACATCGGCGAGTTGCGCGTGCGGATGGTCGAGTATTCGCCGGGCTATCTCGCCGATCACTGGTGCGATCGCGGGCACGTGCTCTACGTACTGGCAGGCGAGCTCGACAGCGAGTTGCGCGACGGGCGCACGTTCAAGCTGACGCCGGGCATGAGCTACCAGGTCTCGGATTTCGGCGATGCCGCGCATCGCTCGTCGACGGCGAAGGGTGCCACTCTCTTCATCGTGGATTGA
- a CDS encoding metallophosphoesterase family protein, whose protein sequence is MSEFRITQISDTHLGRRFPGLIANFHHVSEHIDASRPDLVINTGDVSFDGPTSRDDMEFAKSLHAALPVPCRYIPGNHDIGDNPTALGPAPKPPVAEVHRRQFRDIIGEDHWSFDAAGWRFIGLNALVMNSGLAFEAEQFDWLASAIAGANGKPVALFIHKPLFLNLPDDPETPETSIRYVPQPARARLIEMFARIDLRLIASGHVHQRRDFTFRHTRHVWAPSAGFKINDARQDRIAIKEVGLVEYRFQPDSLEVRHVRAAGQIDVDIEELLAQMGGEH, encoded by the coding sequence ATGTCCGAATTTCGCATCACCCAGATTTCCGACACGCATCTCGGTCGGCGCTTTCCCGGCCTGATCGCCAACTTTCATCACGTCAGCGAGCACATCGACGCAAGCAGGCCTGATCTCGTCATCAACACCGGCGACGTTTCGTTCGACGGGCCGACCAGCCGCGACGATATGGAGTTCGCGAAGAGCCTGCACGCCGCTCTGCCCGTTCCCTGCCGCTACATTCCCGGCAATCACGACATCGGCGACAATCCGACCGCACTCGGGCCCGCGCCAAAACCGCCGGTCGCGGAAGTTCATCGCCGGCAATTCCGCGACATCATCGGCGAGGACCATTGGTCGTTCGACGCCGCAGGCTGGCGCTTCATCGGCCTCAACGCGCTGGTGATGAATTCAGGACTCGCGTTCGAGGCCGAGCAGTTCGACTGGCTCGCCTCGGCGATTGCAGGCGCGAACGGAAAACCGGTCGCGCTGTTCATCCACAAGCCGCTGTTTCTCAATCTGCCCGACGATCCTGAAACACCGGAAACTTCGATCCGCTACGTGCCGCAGCCGGCGCGCGCGCGGCTGATCGAGATGTTTGCGCGCATCGACCTCCGCCTCATCGCCAGCGGTCACGTGCACCAGCGCCGCGATTTCACCTTCCGCCACACCAGGCACGTCTGGGCACCCTCGGCCGGCTTCAAGATCAACGACGCGCGCCAGGACCGGATTGCAATCAAGGAAGTCGGGCTCGTCGAGTATCGCTTCCAACCCGACAGCCTTGAAGTCCGCCACGTCCGCGCGGCGGGCCAGATCGACGTCGATATCGAAGAGCTGCTCGCGCAGATGGGCGGCGAACACTAG
- a CDS encoding NADP-dependent oxidoreductase: MSQAKRIVLAARPVGEPKSSDFRLEEFAVPTPAAGEVLLRTVWLSLDPYMRGRMSDGPSYAAPVPVGGVMEGEAVSEVAASSNPDFAVGEIVRARTGWQTHAISNGKGLIKVDPKLGPISTSIGVLGMPGMTAYTGLLDIGKPQEGETVVVAGASGAVGSAVGQIAKIKGARAVGIAGGKDKCDYVVKELGFDACIDHRDPQLAAKLKDACPGGIDVYFENVGGAVFEAVFPLLNPFARVPVCGLIAHYNDTEAKPPKWAASMMRATLTKRLTFRGFIVSDFASRHGDFLRDMSTWVRDGKVKYKEFVTEGLESAPGAFIGLLKGANFGKQLVRVGPDKA, encoded by the coding sequence ATGTCCCAAGCAAAACGCATCGTTCTCGCCGCGCGTCCCGTCGGCGAACCCAAATCATCTGATTTTCGCCTGGAGGAATTCGCAGTGCCGACGCCCGCCGCGGGCGAAGTGTTGCTGCGAACGGTCTGGCTGTCGCTCGATCCCTATATGCGTGGGCGCATGAGCGATGGTCCGTCCTACGCGGCACCGGTGCCTGTTGGCGGCGTGATGGAAGGCGAGGCGGTGAGCGAGGTCGCGGCCTCCAGCAATCCTGATTTCGCGGTAGGCGAGATTGTCCGTGCGCGGACCGGCTGGCAGACGCATGCGATCTCGAACGGCAAGGGCCTGATCAAGGTCGATCCCAAGCTCGGTCCGATCTCGACCTCAATCGGTGTGCTCGGCATGCCCGGCATGACCGCGTACACGGGCTTGCTCGACATCGGCAAGCCGCAGGAAGGCGAGACCGTCGTCGTCGCCGGCGCGTCCGGCGCAGTCGGCTCGGCCGTCGGCCAGATCGCGAAGATCAAGGGCGCGCGTGCAGTCGGCATCGCCGGCGGCAAGGACAAGTGCGACTACGTGGTGAAGGAGCTCGGCTTCGATGCCTGCATTGATCACCGCGATCCCCAGCTCGCCGCGAAGCTGAAAGATGCCTGCCCTGGGGGTATCGACGTCTATTTCGAGAACGTCGGCGGCGCGGTGTTCGAGGCGGTGTTCCCGCTGCTCAATCCGTTCGCGCGCGTGCCGGTCTGCGGCCTGATCGCCCATTACAACGACACCGAGGCCAAGCCGCCGAAATGGGCTGCGTCGATGATGCGTGCGACGCTGACCAAGCGGCTGACCTTCCGCGGCTTCATCGTCTCCGACTTCGCCTCGCGCCACGGCGACTTTCTGCGCGACATGTCCACCTGGGTCCGCGACGGCAAGGTGAAGTACAAGGAGTTCGTCACCGAGGGCCTGGAGAGCGCCCCCGGTGCCTTCATCGGGCTCCTGAAGGGCGCCAATTTCGGCAAGCAGCTGGTGCGGGTCGGGCCGGACAAGGCTTAG
- a CDS encoding MAPEG family protein, protein MSVQMVLLPVFVQVGLTFALLIGMVLGRRNALVSGDTKIRDIALGEPNWPKGATQIANCYRNQFELPLLFYALIALAMPLRHADLFIVLMSWVFVVTRFAHAGVFVTSNDLGRRSSVWLAGVLVLLAMWIYFALKILLLI, encoded by the coding sequence ATGTCCGTTCAAATGGTCCTGCTGCCGGTCTTCGTGCAGGTCGGCCTCACCTTCGCGCTGCTGATCGGCATGGTGCTCGGACGCCGCAATGCGCTGGTCTCGGGCGACACCAAGATCCGCGACATTGCGCTGGGCGAGCCGAACTGGCCGAAGGGCGCCACCCAAATCGCCAATTGCTACCGCAACCAGTTCGAGCTGCCGCTGCTGTTCTACGCCCTGATCGCGCTGGCCATGCCGCTGCGCCATGCCGATCTCTTCATCGTGCTGATGTCCTGGGTGTTCGTGGTGACGCGCTTTGCCCATGCCGGCGTGTTCGTCACCTCGAACGATCTCGGCCGGCGCTCGTCGGTCTGGCTCGCCGGCGTGCTGGTGCTGCTGGCGATGTGGATCTACTTCGCACTGAAAATCCTGTTGCTGATCTGA
- a CDS encoding nuclear transport factor 2 family protein — protein MSQYHQPSTLAALGRTWVEAWNARDLERVLTLYDDAAVMTSDRIPAMGFDASGTVHGKDELRAYWGKALGLLPELHFTLIDVYVSPDSVVVFYQNERGKKICEYLRVNDAGLIVQGSANHLLH, from the coding sequence ATGTCGCAGTACCATCAGCCATCAACGCTTGCCGCGCTCGGCCGGACCTGGGTCGAGGCCTGGAACGCACGCGATCTCGAACGGGTGCTGACGCTCTACGACGACGCTGCGGTGATGACCTCGGACCGCATCCCGGCGATGGGATTTGATGCCAGCGGCACCGTGCATGGCAAAGATGAGTTGCGCGCGTATTGGGGCAAGGCGCTCGGGCTGCTGCCGGAACTGCACTTCACGTTGATCGACGTGTACGTCAGCCCTGACAGCGTGGTGGTGTTTTACCAGAACGAGCGCGGGAAGAAGATCTGCGAGTATCTGCGGGTGAATGATGCGGGACTGATCGTGCAGGGATCGGCGAACCATTTGTTGCATTGA